One window of Geotoga petraea genomic DNA carries:
- the yqeK gene encoding bis(5'-nucleosyl)-tetraphosphatase (symmetrical) YqeK, producing MNNNIIKKEIEEKLIKQVKETRYKHVKSVQSFANELIKSHKIRNQNIIENIEIAILSHDLYRDLSKEQLLNLADKYGIIPNEIEQTSPILLHGKIAAEYIRKKYNANQSTYRAVYFHTGGNVNLDIIGKILIISDNLERKRDFKNVSSLREVSFKNLEEGFYEVIKNKMKYALIKNLPILKETYILYNKLRGEKDV from the coding sequence TTGAATAATAATATTATTAAAAAGGAAATAGAAGAAAAACTTATAAAACAAGTTAAAGAAACCAGATATAAACATGTAAAATCAGTTCAATCTTTTGCAAATGAATTGATTAAATCACATAAAATTAGAAATCAGAATATTATAGAAAACATAGAAATAGCTATATTATCTCATGATTTATACAGAGATTTATCAAAAGAGCAATTATTAAACTTAGCTGATAAGTATGGAATTATACCTAATGAGATAGAACAAACCTCACCTATATTATTGCATGGTAAAATTGCTGCAGAATATATACGAAAGAAATATAATGCTAATCAAAGTACATATAGAGCGGTTTATTTTCATACAGGTGGAAATGTTAACTTAGATATTATAGGGAAAATTCTTATCATATCGGATAATTTAGAAAGAAAAAGAGATTTTAAAAATGTTTCTTCTTTAAGGGAAGTATCATTTAAAAACTTAGAAGAAGGCTTTTATGAAGTTATTAAAAATAAAATGAAATATGCATTAATTAAAAATTTACCTATTTTAAAAGAAACATATATATTATATAATAAATTAAGGGGTGAAAAAGATGTCTAA
- a CDS encoding DUF503 family protein, with protein sequence MVKTYCLKSNITTRIRGLKSLKEKRSIVKRMKNMLDKYYNASVIESDFNDSHEFISLTYSIVSKDKDYLLNVLENIEERIEVEYGVSISEHLYDIF encoded by the coding sequence ATGGTAAAAACATATTGTTTAAAATCAAATATAACAACAAGGATAAGAGGACTTAAAAGTCTAAAAGAAAAGAGAAGTATTGTAAAGCGAATGAAAAATATGCTCGATAAATATTACAATGCTTCCGTTATTGAAAGTGATTTTAACGATTCACACGAATTTATTTCGTTAACCTATTCTATCGTATCAAAAGATAAAGATTATCTTTTAAATGTATTAGAAAATATCGAAGAAAGAATTGAAGTTGAATATGGAGTTAGTATTTCTGAACATTTATATGATATTTTTTAA
- the fusA gene encoding elongation factor G translates to MGKFNTTQKRVIGVFGHHACGKTTLMDAILKDYAGADRIGQKYLDKEPIEKEKGATYSNHVVTVDYEDLRVNFIDTPGSAEFLGDIEIALHSVDNVLIVVNAHAGVEVSTERIWNVAREMNKPVLFFINQVDKEGSNFGNVVSQLKEKFEDGLKIVPFQVPIGEGEKFKGIVNLLTKSSYIYEKDTSGKYTEINDVDKDAKEYFDLYHSELVEDIVEFDDELLEKYFEGGEDSLSQDDLMNDLHEAFDHDAIAPVLVGSALQNIGVDRLLTALKKFGMLVSERIFETEDGAEIKPDENGDLTGIIIKNDVDPFVGKLTYIRIVSGQLKAGDSFYIVQQESNEKASHLYIPRSDKNEELDVASPGDIILIPKLKNTFIGSTITKGKKVILKEAKFPEPMISKSISPESKNEIDKITNALQKLSESDPTFTWNFDSETGETVVSGIGSTHLEVMMERLKKNFEIKINIGEPKIAYRETIRTSTEAEYKHKKQTGGHGQYGHVKIRVEPLQRGEGYEFVDEIVGGVIPKSYIPSVDKGIQEAMKNGILAGYPVVDVKVTLYDGSHHEVDSSDIAFQIAARAAFKEALKMAKSVILEPIMQVEVFVPNEYTGDVMGEITSKRGRPMGMENYGKGNDKINAEIPLAEMMDFSPRLSSLTSGKGYFNMKFSHYNETSPDIQDKIIKESKVETE, encoded by the coding sequence ATGGGGAAGTTTAATACTACCCAAAAAAGAGTTATAGGCGTATTTGGACATCATGCATGCGGTAAAACAACTTTAATGGATGCTATTTTAAAAGACTATGCTGGTGCAGACAGAATAGGACAAAAATATTTAGATAAAGAACCCATAGAAAAAGAAAAAGGAGCAACATATTCTAATCATGTGGTAACTGTAGATTATGAAGATTTACGTGTAAATTTTATCGATACTCCAGGTTCAGCAGAATTTTTAGGAGATATTGAAATTGCTCTTCATTCAGTAGATAATGTATTGATAGTTGTAAATGCACATGCAGGAGTTGAAGTATCAACAGAAAGAATTTGGAATGTAGCGAGAGAAATGAACAAGCCTGTTTTATTTTTTATAAATCAGGTTGATAAAGAAGGATCTAACTTTGGTAACGTAGTTTCTCAATTAAAAGAAAAATTTGAAGATGGATTAAAAATAGTTCCTTTCCAAGTTCCTATTGGGGAAGGTGAAAAGTTTAAAGGTATTGTTAATTTACTTACAAAAAGTAGTTACATATATGAAAAAGATACATCAGGTAAATATACCGAAATTAATGATGTAGATAAAGATGCAAAAGAATATTTTGATCTTTACCATTCTGAACTGGTTGAAGATATAGTTGAATTTGATGACGAATTACTGGAAAAATATTTTGAAGGAGGAGAAGATTCTCTTTCACAAGATGATTTAATGAACGATTTACATGAAGCTTTTGATCACGATGCTATTGCACCTGTTTTAGTTGGTTCAGCTCTACAAAATATTGGGGTAGATAGATTGTTAACAGCACTAAAAAAATTTGGTATGCTTGTTTCAGAAAGAATTTTTGAAACTGAAGATGGTGCAGAGATAAAACCTGATGAAAATGGAGATTTAACTGGAATTATTATAAAAAATGATGTTGATCCTTTTGTTGGAAAATTAACTTATATAAGAATAGTTTCAGGACAATTAAAAGCTGGAGATTCATTTTATATAGTACAGCAAGAGTCAAATGAAAAAGCTTCACATCTATATATTCCAAGAAGTGATAAAAATGAAGAATTAGATGTAGCTAGTCCGGGGGATATTATTTTAATACCTAAATTGAAAAATACATTTATAGGTTCAACAATAACAAAAGGGAAAAAAGTGATTTTAAAAGAAGCTAAGTTTCCAGAACCTATGATTTCTAAATCTATTAGTCCTGAATCTAAAAATGAAATAGATAAGATCACAAATGCGCTTCAAAAACTATCCGAATCTGACCCTACCTTTACTTGGAATTTTGACTCAGAAACTGGTGAAACTGTTGTTAGTGGTATAGGTTCAACCCATTTAGAAGTTATGATGGAAAGACTTAAGAAAAATTTTGAAATTAAGATCAATATAGGTGAACCAAAAATTGCATATAGAGAAACTATTAGAACTTCTACCGAAGCAGAATATAAACATAAAAAACAAACTGGTGGTCATGGGCAATATGGGCATGTTAAAATTAGAGTAGAACCGCTTCAACGCGGAGAAGGGTATGAATTTGTAGACGAAATAGTTGGAGGAGTTATACCAAAAAGTTATATTCCTTCAGTTGATAAAGGAATACAAGAAGCTATGAAAAATGGAATCTTAGCAGGTTACCCCGTTGTTGATGTTAAAGTTACGCTATACGATGGTTCTCATCATGAAGTTGATTCTTCTGATATCGCTTTTCAAATTGCAGCAAGAGCTGCCTTTAAAGAAGCTCTTAAAATGGCAAAATCAGTGATATTAGAACCTATAATGCAAGTTGAAGTTTTTGTTCCAAATGAATATACTGGAGACGTAATGGGAGAAATTACCTCAAAGAGAGGAAGACCAATGGGAATGGAAAACTATGGGAAAGGTAATGATAAAATAAATGCAGAAATACCTTTAGCCGAAATGATGGACTTTTCTCCAAGACTTAGCTCTTTAACCTCAGGAAAAGGTTATTTTAATATGAAATTTTCTCATTATAATGAAACAAGTCCTGATATACAAGATAAAATTATAAAAGAATCTAAAGTAGAAACAGAATAA
- a CDS encoding sensor histidine kinase: MIIYTILTIVLIILTLAFIYYYFSMRNIKGNYKKLKKEISKTVQVNINNPSDDFLLHQLNNTIKKLKNNYESEKNRRRNIYSILDSLNEGVILVSLYEGDLIKVDFANTSSRKIFTIEDYIGRSLAEIVDSHNLIDLILKSYKRNEELQEEILFYSPEKRYYNCTVKSPSIDEKYKIIILTDITREKNFESLRKEFFTIMSHELRTPLTVINGYVENLLMDESIDKYYKKMLNIIEDETARLTRLVNDLLDLGRLEKNINTEMSMEKVNISNIATKSYNFFSMLANEMDINLISEIEEDIYIKANDDRILQVIYNLLDNALKFTSLKKSTKKNVWIRLYQEKNEEKNEVVLEIEDDGIGIPSKEIQKIYDMFYRVDKSRTRQIGGFGLGLYIVKTILDKHNARIYLESEENNGTLFKINFKGGNANESV; encoded by the coding sequence ATGATAATTTATACCATTTTAACAATTGTTTTAATTATACTTACGCTTGCTTTTATTTATTATTATTTTAGTATGAGAAATATAAAAGGTAATTATAAAAAGCTAAAAAAAGAAATTTCCAAAACAGTCCAAGTAAACATAAATAATCCATCTGACGACTTTTTATTACATCAATTGAATAATACTATAAAAAAGCTAAAGAATAACTATGAATCAGAAAAAAACCGTAGAAGAAATATATATTCTATTTTAGACTCTTTAAACGAGGGTGTGATTTTAGTTTCTTTATATGAAGGAGATTTAATCAAGGTTGACTTTGCAAATACGTCTTCAAGAAAAATATTTACTATAGAAGATTATATTGGTAGGTCTCTCGCAGAGATTGTTGACTCTCACAATTTGATAGATTTAATATTAAAGAGTTACAAAAGGAATGAAGAACTTCAAGAAGAAATACTTTTTTATTCACCGGAAAAAAGATACTATAATTGTACAGTAAAATCGCCTTCAATAGATGAAAAATACAAAATAATAATTTTAACCGATATAACAAGAGAGAAAAACTTTGAATCATTAAGAAAAGAATTTTTTACTATAATGTCTCATGAATTAAGAACGCCTTTGACTGTTATAAATGGTTATGTAGAAAATTTACTGATGGATGAATCGATTGATAAATATTACAAAAAAATGTTAAATATAATTGAAGATGAAACTGCCAGGCTTACAAGATTGGTAAATGATTTATTGGATTTAGGAAGGTTGGAAAAAAATATCAATACAGAGATGTCAATGGAGAAAGTAAATATTTCAAATATTGCTACCAAATCCTATAATTTTTTCTCAATGTTAGCCAATGAAATGGATATAAACTTAATTTCTGAAATAGAAGAAGATATATACATAAAAGCTAATGATGACAGAATTTTACAAGTCATTTATAATTTATTAGATAATGCTTTGAAGTTTACGTCTTTAAAGAAATCAACTAAAAAAAATGTTTGGATTAGACTTTATCAAGAGAAAAATGAAGAAAAAAATGAGGTTGTCTTAGAAATCGAAGATGATGGAATTGGGATCCCCTCAAAAGAAATACAAAAAATTTACGATATGTTTTATAGAGTTGATAAATCAAGGACTAGACAAATTGGTGGGTTTGGATTAGGTCTTTATATAGTTAAAACCATATTAGATAAGCATAATGCAAGAATTTATTTGGAAAGTGAAGAAAACAACGGCACTTTATTTAAAATAAATTTTAAAGGAGGAAATGCTAATGAGAGCGTATGA
- a CDS encoding thymidine phosphorylase, with amino-acid sequence MRAYDVIMKKRNGLENTKEEVEFMINNYVSGELKDYQMAAWLMAVYFNHMTDEERYNLTIAMLNSGDRVSLKDIKGKKIDKHSTGGVGDKTTIALAPMVASLGLSVSKLSGRGLGHTGGTIDKLESIPGYKTALSTEEFIDIANKTGIAIAGQTANIAPADKKIYALRDLTATVDEISLIASSIMSKKLAIDSDGIILDVKAGTGAFMKDIQDAKTLAESMVSIGKMNGKNMKALVTNMNQPLGMKVGNALEVYEAIETVKGKGPNDFQELCVELACYMAELSEEMSYEEAKEKLNKNIENGTVAKKMKEWISAQGGNSEVVDDPNLLTISKNKKEIYAENDGYIFNFDTEKIGIASMMLGAGRATKEDVIDLSVGLEVHVKLGDKIKKGDKIVTLYYSDNSDLKESEKTIKNAIKISDKKPDEFIVKTIYEIID; translated from the coding sequence ATGAGAGCGTATGATGTAATAATGAAAAAAAGAAATGGATTAGAAAATACAAAAGAAGAAGTTGAATTCATGATTAATAACTATGTTTCAGGAGAACTAAAAGATTATCAAATGGCAGCATGGTTGATGGCAGTATACTTTAATCACATGACTGATGAAGAAAGATATAATCTCACAATAGCTATGTTAAACAGTGGAGATAGAGTCTCTTTAAAAGACATTAAAGGGAAAAAAATAGATAAGCATTCGACAGGTGGAGTTGGTGACAAAACAACAATAGCATTAGCACCAATGGTAGCATCTTTAGGATTATCAGTTTCAAAATTATCTGGTAGAGGATTAGGACACACAGGCGGTACAATTGATAAGCTTGAATCTATACCGGGCTATAAAACTGCTTTGAGTACTGAAGAATTTATAGATATTGCAAATAAAACTGGTATTGCAATTGCAGGCCAAACGGCAAATATTGCACCTGCAGATAAAAAAATTTACGCTTTGAGAGATCTTACTGCAACTGTTGACGAAATATCTTTAATTGCTTCGAGTATAATGAGTAAAAAATTAGCTATTGATTCTGATGGAATAATACTTGATGTAAAAGCCGGAACAGGTGCTTTTATGAAAGATATACAAGATGCTAAGACACTTGCAGAGTCAATGGTTAGTATAGGGAAAATGAATGGTAAAAATATGAAAGCTTTAGTTACCAATATGAACCAACCTTTGGGAATGAAAGTAGGAAATGCATTAGAAGTTTACGAAGCAATTGAAACAGTAAAAGGTAAAGGGCCAAATGATTTTCAAGAACTTTGCGTTGAGTTAGCTTGCTATATGGCAGAGTTATCTGAAGAAATGAGTTATGAAGAAGCTAAGGAAAAATTGAATAAAAACATTGAAAATGGTACTGTAGCAAAAAAAATGAAAGAATGGATTAGTGCTCAAGGTGGCAATTCAGAAGTTGTAGACGATCCAAATTTACTAACTATATCTAAAAATAAAAAAGAAATATATGCAGAAAATGATGGATATATTTTTAATTTTGATACTGAAAAAATTGGTATAGCTTCTATGATGTTAGGAGCAGGAAGAGCAACTAAAGAAGACGTAATTGATCTTAGCGTTGGCTTAGAAGTTCATGTTAAGCTTGGTGATAAAATAAAAAAAGGTGATAAAATTGTAACGCTTTATTATTCTGACAATTCTGATTTAAAAGAATCCGAAAAGACAATTAAAAATGCTATAAAAATTTCTGATAAAAAACCAGATGAATTTATTGTCAAAACTATTTATGAAATAATTGACTAA
- a CDS encoding cob(I)yrinic acid a,c-diamide adenosyltransferase, with protein MSISTKKGDKGQTSLWSGERVNKDNIRVESYGTIDELNSHLGEAKHYVKSVYIKNIIIDIQNDLFKVAGTLASKEKLYVNPIESKDVDRLDQIVETLEGKIGLKGFVIPGNTLSSAKIDVCRTICRRAERRIITLSNSENVDLELRKYVNRLSDVLFLLARYEEYVMDKIVYKTW; from the coding sequence ATGTCTATATCAACTAAGAAAGGTGATAAAGGTCAAACTTCATTGTGGAGTGGAGAAAGAGTTAATAAAGATAACATAAGAGTTGAATCTTATGGAACTATAGATGAATTAAATTCTCATCTTGGAGAAGCAAAACATTATGTCAAATCCGTTTATATTAAAAACATTATTATAGATATTCAAAATGATCTATTCAAAGTTGCCGGTACATTGGCATCAAAAGAAAAACTCTATGTAAATCCTATTGAAAGTAAAGATGTAGACAGATTAGATCAAATAGTTGAAACTTTAGAAGGAAAAATTGGCTTAAAAGGTTTTGTTATTCCTGGTAATACTTTATCATCTGCTAAAATAGATGTTTGTAGAACAATATGTAGAAGAGCTGAAAGAAGAATTATAACTTTATCCAATTCAGAGAATGTCGATTTAGAATTAAGAAAGTATGTTAACAGATTATCAGATGTGCTTTTTTTGTTGGCAAGATATGAAGAGTATGTAATGGACAAAATTGTATATAAAACATGGTAA
- a CDS encoding phosphodiester glycosidase family protein: protein MNKLLFILLTILTTITVFSDAYLLTKPSTPLEFKTIKKSSEFFVNSNIFESDNISKNSNNNIFFYVYNQKILEINLKNQYSKIDFNKKYENSILESEGEVYIRKDVIENFLFLKSYETVQNLYFFDQMPLIKDIVFTNNKFEIEFDRTIHDSMFNINEVNSSIILSIKPVLDIKFIPSNLNYTYDRGQIYLKFNDIPNYEKSIKGPRFTLDFNYSEKFMPVKEINNNYKGLEYDQGKYLVSGNEIQVYSLKIDPSKYDFQIGLNNLGNSKTVKSYFEDNQDIIASINASFFDVKTLEPLGNIIVNGEIQHLSAYSRPAFFINKNGKMNIDYVKLEYKVNLDGMLFWVKSVNSKWKAEVKIYTSKYKGEIEESFEEYLFFVIEDSEIKKINSKDYSESQKLLIISKKYEKYLQEIKVGSDVTFDITYSENIESSIKTLVEGGPILLNDEYSEEMLLEEKRAYSNGIIYGKSPRTAFAIDNENMVTFIVVEGYVDENLGLNYDGMKELLDLMGNYKKAIMFDGGGSSLFYYDGKIMNNGSERLRDYIPVFINIYPVDK from the coding sequence TTGAATAAGTTATTATTTATATTATTAACTATATTAACTACAATTACAGTATTCTCTGATGCATATTTATTAACAAAACCATCAACTCCTTTAGAATTTAAAACAATTAAAAAATCAAGTGAATTTTTTGTGAATTCTAATATTTTTGAATCTGATAATATTTCAAAAAATTCAAACAATAATATATTTTTTTATGTCTATAATCAAAAAATATTAGAGATAAATTTAAAAAATCAATATTCTAAAATAGATTTTAATAAAAAATATGAAAATTCAATTTTAGAATCAGAAGGTGAAGTTTATATCAGAAAAGATGTTATAGAAAATTTTTTATTCCTAAAATCTTATGAAACTGTTCAGAATTTATATTTTTTTGATCAAATGCCTTTAATTAAAGACATAGTATTCACAAATAACAAATTTGAAATTGAGTTTGATAGAACAATTCATGATTCAATGTTTAATATAAATGAAGTTAATTCGTCAATTATTCTTTCAATTAAACCGGTACTTGATATAAAATTTATACCTTCTAATTTAAATTATACTTACGATAGAGGCCAAATATATTTAAAATTTAATGATATTCCAAATTATGAAAAATCAATAAAAGGACCCCGTTTTACTTTAGATTTTAACTATTCTGAAAAATTCATGCCCGTTAAAGAAATAAATAATAATTATAAAGGCTTAGAATATGATCAGGGAAAATATTTAGTTTCAGGCAATGAAATACAGGTTTATAGCCTTAAGATAGATCCGTCAAAATATGATTTTCAGATAGGTCTCAATAATTTAGGTAACTCAAAAACAGTAAAATCTTATTTTGAAGATAACCAAGATATAATTGCGTCTATAAATGCATCTTTTTTTGATGTGAAAACATTGGAACCTTTGGGTAATATAATTGTTAATGGAGAAATCCAACATCTTAGCGCCTATTCGAGGCCAGCCTTTTTTATCAATAAAAATGGCAAAATGAACATAGATTATGTAAAGTTAGAATATAAAGTGAATTTAGATGGAATGCTTTTTTGGGTTAAATCAGTTAATTCCAAATGGAAAGCAGAAGTAAAAATTTATACCAGCAAATACAAGGGCGAAATAGAAGAGTCTTTTGAAGAATATCTTTTCTTTGTTATAGAAGACTCAGAAATAAAAAAGATTAATTCTAAGGATTATTCAGAATCTCAAAAACTATTAATAATAAGCAAAAAATATGAAAAATATCTACAAGAAATAAAAGTAGGATCGGACGTAACCTTTGATATAACTTATAGTGAAAATATAGAATCAAGTATAAAAACTCTTGTAGAAGGCGGACCTATTTTATTGAATGATGAATATAGTGAAGAAATGTTATTAGAAGAAAAAAGAGCATATTCTAATGGGATTATTTATGGTAAATCCCCCAGGACAGCATTTGCAATTGATAATGAAAATATGGTAACATTTATTGTGGTTGAAGGTTACGTTGATGAAAATTTAGGTTTAAATTATGATGGGATGAAAGAATTATTAGACTTAATGGGAAATTATAAAAAAGCAATCATGTTCGATGGGGGAGGATCATCACTTTTCTATTACGATGGGAAAATAATGAATAACGGGAGTGAAAGATTAAGAGATTATATTCCTGTATTTATAAATATCTATCCTGTAGATAAATAA
- a CDS encoding LCP family protein, with translation MRNIIIKSLGVLLSFLILFSIFFSLLKNINISNNIKTPYYFLVIGVDSVDNYESRTDTILLGAIENNQINFYHFPRDLLLNIEGKERRINSIYSIYGIDELLTQVEKIAEINIDDYIFFNYEIFKEIGNMISPVKIIIEEDMNYIDYHQDLKIDFQKGINNLNGEELLSYMRFRNDALGDIGRIERQKKALYAMLDSAQKKGFRTLFDIFEYVQENTKNTFDLQKMMSLYSYVRDANIFFGSLPTIIEGNYLLIDNSEIDDFKDKVKFIKKEESKQEVLSVLFTKNYINYNYSFYTYVFEHWQKKGYRIKVLDKKIDNFESENSVVFIKNNNYKNKILNDLKESFPDKKFITIQDTKLYFKLIEFLTDNFIDTTKYEALVIINE, from the coding sequence ATGAGAAATATCATTATAAAATCATTGGGAGTACTTCTTTCTTTTTTGATTTTGTTTAGTATTTTCTTTTCTTTGTTAAAAAATATAAATATAAGTAATAATATTAAAACACCTTATTACTTTTTAGTAATAGGGGTTGATTCTGTTGATAATTATGAATCAAGAACCGATACTATATTATTAGGAGCTATAGAAAACAATCAAATAAATTTCTATCATTTTCCAAGAGATTTATTATTAAATATTGAAGGAAAAGAAAGAAGAATTAATTCGATATATAGTATTTATGGTATAGATGAACTTCTAACTCAGGTTGAAAAAATAGCTGAAATCAATATTGATGATTATATATTTTTTAACTATGAAATATTTAAAGAAATTGGTAATATGATATCCCCAGTGAAGATAATTATTGAAGAAGATATGAACTATATTGATTATCATCAAGACCTAAAGATAGACTTTCAAAAAGGAATCAACAATTTAAATGGAGAAGAGTTATTGTCTTATATGAGGTTTAGAAATGATGCCCTGGGGGATATAGGTAGAATAGAGCGACAAAAAAAAGCTTTATATGCTATGCTTGATTCTGCTCAAAAAAAAGGTTTTAGGACTTTATTTGATATATTTGAATATGTCCAAGAAAACACTAAAAATACATTTGATCTTCAAAAAATGATGTCTCTATACTCATACGTGAGAGATGCTAATATTTTTTTTGGATCTTTACCTACTATAATAGAGGGGAATTATCTTCTAATAGATAATTCCGAAATAGATGATTTTAAAGATAAAGTTAAATTTATCAAAAAAGAGGAATCTAAGCAAGAGGTTCTTTCAGTACTTTTTACTAAGAATTATATAAATTATAATTATTCTTTTTATACTTATGTGTTTGAGCATTGGCAAAAGAAAGGATATAGAATTAAAGTATTAGATAAAAAAATAGATAATTTTGAATCTGAGAATTCTGTTGTTTTTATTAAAAATAATAATTATAAAAATAAAATTTTAAATGATTTAAAAGAGAGTTTTCCAGATAAAAAATTCATAACTATTCAAGATACAAAATTATATTTTAAACTTATAGAATTTTTAACAGATAATTTTATAGATACAACAAAATACGAAGCTTTGGTGATAATAAATGAATAA